A stretch of Myxococcus hansupus DNA encodes these proteins:
- a CDS encoding ArnT family glycosyltransferase — MRRLFTSASGLYAKHPVALGVTAVFGLSLLLRWLYLQAAPDRTWPFSIFFYGDARFFHAYAADLARGHEGPAALPYHPPLFPWLLGMLYRVLGTPQGSAYPYKLALAGLNAATVAFTWWWWRKVLGTGWSLLGAALFAGSFGWLVLSTTYSNEVLYALFLSATCALMLHHRARPSWPGAVLLGAVMGLGALTRAEHLYLWPFLLAWAWLQRGGAPVRTLAPRWALAMLVTALVLAPWAVHNARVLRELNARTPHLEPLPVLAPITVYGPINFAMANHAKATGGFTPDSVNQAGQEGFLDVANPAQRHLLLHGYAEGLAWMGAHPLDAARLWWAKLDRWLDGFQLGWGTTNRPSGLSGARAPVDVFVPEGAWLKWPLTLLLLAGAALSLRSAWRDCALFTAVLLHRALITVAFFGYTRGLLAIFPVLIPLLLLPFVALTARAPQRAWTRRLPAVATALLLLLWVEAGVLALSAPRRFMASGSTDRASGKLIQDDWVRIWPH; from the coding sequence ATGCGAAGGCTCTTCACCAGCGCGAGCGGACTGTACGCGAAGCACCCGGTGGCCCTGGGCGTCACCGCGGTGTTTGGCTTGAGCCTGCTCCTCCGGTGGCTCTACCTTCAGGCCGCCCCCGACAGGACCTGGCCCTTCTCCATCTTCTTCTACGGAGACGCGCGCTTCTTCCACGCCTACGCGGCCGACCTCGCGCGAGGCCATGAGGGCCCCGCCGCCCTCCCATACCACCCGCCCCTCTTCCCCTGGCTGCTCGGGATGCTCTACCGCGTGCTCGGCACGCCGCAGGGCAGCGCCTATCCCTACAAGCTCGCGCTCGCGGGCCTCAACGCGGCCACGGTGGCCTTCACCTGGTGGTGGTGGCGCAAGGTGCTGGGCACCGGCTGGAGCCTCCTGGGCGCGGCCCTCTTCGCGGGCAGCTTCGGCTGGCTGGTGCTGTCCACCACGTACAGCAACGAGGTCCTCTACGCGCTCTTCCTGTCGGCCACCTGCGCGCTGATGCTCCATCACCGCGCCAGGCCCTCGTGGCCGGGCGCGGTGCTCCTGGGCGCCGTCATGGGACTGGGCGCGCTCACCCGCGCCGAGCACCTCTACCTCTGGCCCTTCCTCCTCGCCTGGGCGTGGCTCCAACGCGGCGGAGCACCGGTGCGGACGCTGGCCCCACGCTGGGCCTTGGCGATGCTGGTGACCGCCCTGGTGCTGGCCCCCTGGGCGGTGCACAACGCGCGCGTGCTGCGCGAGCTCAACGCCCGGACGCCGCACCTGGAGCCCCTCCCCGTGCTGGCCCCCATCACCGTCTATGGGCCCATCAACTTCGCCATGGCCAACCACGCCAAGGCCACGGGCGGCTTCACCCCCGACAGCGTCAATCAGGCGGGACAAGAGGGCTTCCTCGACGTGGCCAACCCCGCCCAGCGGCACCTCCTGCTGCATGGGTACGCGGAGGGACTCGCCTGGATGGGAGCCCACCCGCTGGACGCGGCGCGGCTGTGGTGGGCCAAGCTGGACCGCTGGCTGGACGGCTTCCAGTTGGGTTGGGGCACCACCAACCGGCCCTCGGGCCTGAGCGGCGCGCGCGCCCCCGTGGATGTCTTCGTCCCGGAAGGCGCCTGGCTGAAGTGGCCGCTCACGCTGCTGCTGCTCGCGGGCGCGGCGCTCTCCCTGCGCTCCGCGTGGCGGGACTGCGCCCTCTTCACCGCCGTGCTGCTGCACCGCGCGCTCATCACCGTCGCCTTCTTCGGCTACACCCGCGGACTGCTCGCCATCTTCCCGGTGCTCATTCCCCTGCTGCTGCTCCCCTTCGTCGCGCTCACCGCCCGGGCCCCCCAACGCGCCTGGACCCGGCGGCTGCCCGCGGTCGCCACGGCCTTGCTCCTGCTGCTGTGGGTGGAGGCCGGCGTGCTCGCGCTCTCCGCGCCCCGCCGCTTCATGGCCAGCGGGAGCACCGACCGCGCCAGCGGCAAACTCATCCAAGACGATTGGGTGCGCATCTGGCCTCACTGA
- a CDS encoding ferritin-like domain-containing protein — translation MAEVQQPFLTDITEIRRRAREHLEEGAITEDYEGDVNATVKLLNDALATEIVCVLRYTYHYVAAVGLQSEAVKEEFGAHAREEQEHALRIAERINQLGGKPDFNPEGLLSRSASQYAEGVNLVDMIKENLIAERIAIQTYQEMVRYFANHDPTTRRMMEDILAKEEEHANDMHDLLVAHQGKPPLRS, via the coding sequence ATGGCCGAAGTACAGCAGCCCTTCCTCACGGACATCACGGAGATTCGCCGCCGGGCCCGGGAGCACCTCGAAGAGGGCGCCATCACCGAGGACTACGAGGGTGACGTCAACGCCACCGTCAAGCTGCTCAACGACGCGCTCGCCACGGAAATCGTCTGCGTGCTGCGCTACACCTACCACTACGTCGCCGCGGTCGGCCTCCAGAGCGAGGCCGTGAAGGAGGAGTTCGGGGCGCATGCCCGCGAGGAGCAGGAGCACGCGCTTCGAATCGCCGAGCGCATCAACCAGCTCGGCGGCAAACCGGACTTCAACCCCGAGGGCCTCCTGTCCCGCAGCGCCAGCCAGTACGCCGAAGGGGTGAATCTGGTGGACATGATCAAGGAGAACCTCATCGCCGAGCGCATCGCCATCCAGACGTACCAGGAGATGGTGCGCTACTTCGCCAACCACGACCCGACGACGCGCCGGATGATGGAAGACATCCTCGCCAAGGAGGAGGAGCACGCCAACGACATGCATGACCTGCTCGTCGCGCACCAGGGCAAGCCGCCCCTGAGAAGCTGA